A DNA window from Microcystis aeruginosa NIES-843 contains the following coding sequences:
- a CDS encoding UDP-N-acetylmuramoyl-L-alanyl-D-glutamate--2,6-diaminopimelate ligase has protein sequence MKLQELLTTIPLVSPISSPIALETEITGISTNSHACQPGDLFIGLPGTRVDGGEFWRSALETGAVAAIISPAAAAKFPPPEDASVMVVADLVTAAAAIAAKFYHYPAQTLKLIGVTGTNGKTTTTHLIEYFLSQAGIPTALFGTLYTRWQGFQETANHTTPFANELQASLAKAVSAGNEIAVMEVSSHALAQGRVQGCTFPVTVFTNLTRDHLDYHLDMEDYFAAKAKLFSPDYLQGKAIINLDDAYGQRLAASLSPQQVLTYSVCDARADFYTKDLHYQPTGVQGVMVTPQGEIAFASPLVGQYNLANLLAAVAAVLECGVDLGKVIGQIPQFSGVPGRMERVSIAPDQDISVIVDYAHTPDSLENVLKASRPFISGRMICVFGCGGDRDRTKRPLMGKIAAELADLAIVTSDNPRTESPERILQDIVAGIPSEITVQVISDRALAIDTAIQAAQPGDGVIIAGKGHEDYQILGTEKIHFDDREQARAALIKVKKC, from the coding sequence ATGAAACTACAAGAGCTTTTAACAACTATCCCTCTGGTTTCCCCGATTTCTTCTCCTATCGCTTTAGAAACCGAGATTACAGGAATTTCCACCAATTCCCATGCTTGTCAACCGGGAGATTTATTTATCGGTTTACCCGGTACTCGCGTCGATGGGGGCGAATTTTGGCGTTCCGCTTTGGAAACCGGGGCCGTAGCGGCGATTATCTCCCCGGCAGCCGCAGCTAAATTTCCCCCCCCGGAGGATGCTTCGGTAATGGTTGTGGCAGATTTAGTTACTGCCGCTGCTGCGATCGCTGCTAAATTCTATCATTATCCTGCCCAAACCCTAAAATTAATCGGTGTGACGGGAACCAACGGCAAAACCACCACCACCCATTTAATTGAATATTTTCTCAGCCAAGCAGGGATTCCCACCGCGTTATTCGGGACTCTTTACACCCGTTGGCAAGGATTCCAAGAAACCGCTAATCATACCACCCCTTTCGCTAACGAGTTACAAGCTAGTTTAGCCAAAGCGGTGAGCGCCGGCAATGAAATCGCCGTCATGGAAGTTAGTTCCCATGCACTGGCCCAGGGACGGGTACAGGGTTGTACTTTTCCCGTGACGGTGTTTACCAATCTCACCAGAGACCATCTCGATTATCACCTCGATATGGAAGATTATTTTGCCGCTAAAGCTAAATTATTTAGTCCCGATTATCTGCAAGGTAAGGCGATTATTAACCTTGATGATGCCTACGGTCAACGTTTAGCGGCCTCCCTCTCTCCTCAACAGGTTTTAACCTATAGTGTGTGCGATGCTCGTGCCGATTTTTATACTAAAGATTTACACTATCAACCCACGGGAGTTCAAGGGGTGATGGTGACTCCCCAAGGGGAAATAGCCTTTGCTTCTCCTCTGGTGGGTCAATATAATCTGGCTAATCTCTTAGCGGCGGTGGCAGCAGTGTTAGAATGTGGTGTAGATTTAGGGAAAGTAATCGGTCAAATTCCCCAGTTTTCAGGAGTACCGGGGCGGATGGAACGGGTTAGCATCGCTCCCGACCAAGATATCAGCGTCATTGTTGATTATGCCCATACTCCCGACAGTTTAGAGAATGTTTTAAAAGCTTCCCGGCCCTTTATTTCTGGTCGGATGATTTGTGTTTTTGGTTGTGGCGGCGATCGAGATCGGACAAAACGGCCGTTAATGGGTAAAATAGCGGCAGAATTAGCAGATTTAGCCATAGTTACCTCCGATAATCCCCGCACAGAGTCTCCCGAACGAATCCTTCAGGATATCGTCGCTGGCATTCCCTCAGAAATTACTGTTCAGGTAATTAGCGATCGCGCTTTGGCCATTGACACCGCTATTCAAGCAGCGCAACCGGGAGACGGAGTAATTATTGCCGGTAAAGGTCACGAAGATTATCAAATTTTGGGGACGGAAAAAATCCATTTCGATGACCGCGAACAGGCCCGGGCCGCTTTGATAAAAGTGAAAAAGTGTTGA
- the argJ gene encoding bifunctional ornithine acetyltransferase/N-acetylglutamate synthase — protein MADWQEIEGGITAPKGFKSAGMAAGLKPSGLPDLALIVSETEAIAAGVFTTSQVRAACVDYCRQRLQTKASARAILCNAGQANAATGAAGWQDALDSAAALSQVLGIPADAILLASTGVIGQRIRMDALTAALPTLVGLLSENGGESTARAIMTTDLVPKSIALQTTIEGRPVTIGGIAKGSGMIHPNMATMLSFITCDAAVSTVLWQNMLSRAANKSFNQITVDGDTSTNDSLIALANGQSRTTAITEMGRDAQKLEAMLTEVCQYLAKAIARDGEGATCLMEVRVSGAADDQSARQIARTIAGSSLVKSAVFGRDPNWGRIAAAAGRAGIVFHQEDLQIKLGDFVMMENGQPLAFDRASASNYLKAAASGAYLREDTVLMSICIGNGSGTGTAWGCDLSYDYVKINAEYTT, from the coding sequence ATGGCCGATTGGCAGGAAATAGAGGGGGGGATCACGGCCCCAAAAGGATTTAAATCCGCAGGGATGGCCGCGGGGCTAAAACCGTCCGGTTTGCCCGATTTAGCCCTAATTGTCTCGGAAACAGAAGCGATCGCCGCCGGAGTCTTTACCACCAGTCAAGTGCGGGCCGCTTGCGTCGATTATTGCCGTCAACGCCTACAAACTAAAGCCAGCGCCAGGGCGATTTTGTGTAATGCCGGCCAAGCAAACGCCGCCACGGGGGCAGCTGGATGGCAAGATGCCCTCGATAGTGCCGCCGCCTTGAGCCAAGTTTTAGGGATTCCCGCCGATGCAATTTTGCTGGCTTCTACAGGAGTCATCGGGCAACGGATTCGCATGGATGCGTTAACCGCCGCTTTACCGACCTTAGTGGGTTTATTGTCGGAAAATGGTGGCGAAAGCACGGCCCGGGCGATTATGACCACGGATCTAGTCCCCAAATCGATCGCCTTGCAAACCACTATCGAGGGTCGTCCGGTCACAATTGGGGGAATTGCCAAGGGATCGGGGATGATTCACCCGAATATGGCGACGATGCTCTCCTTTATTACCTGTGATGCCGCAGTATCGACGGTTCTCTGGCAAAATATGTTAAGTCGGGCGGCCAATAAAAGTTTTAATCAGATCACGGTGGATGGGGACACCAGTACCAATGACAGTCTGATCGCCTTGGCTAACGGTCAATCGCGCACCACAGCCATCACAGAAATGGGCCGGGATGCCCAAAAGTTAGAGGCCATGTTAACGGAAGTTTGTCAATACTTGGCGAAAGCGATCGCCCGGGATGGCGAAGGGGCCACCTGTTTAATGGAAGTGCGGGTTTCGGGGGCGGCCGATGATCAGTCCGCTCGTCAGATTGCTCGCACCATTGCCGGTTCTTCCTTGGTAAAATCGGCGGTTTTCGGTCGAGATCCTAACTGGGGACGAATTGCGGCGGCCGCGGGCCGGGCCGGGATAGTCTTCCATCAAGAGGATCTGCAAATTAAGTTAGGCGACTTCGTGATGATGGAAAATGGCCAACCTCTGGCGTTCGATCGAGCTAGTGCCAGTAATTACCTGAAAGCGGCAGCAAGCGGGGCTTATTTACGAGAAGATACCGTTTTAATGTCTATCTGTATCGGTAACGGTTCGGGAACAGGTACGGCCTGGGGTTGCGATCTTAGTTACGATTACGTCAAAATTAACGCCGAGTACACTACCTAA